CGACAATATCGGATATAAGCCAGTTTGCTGCTCCAGTTTGCAGTAGTGCTGCTCCGAGGCTTAATGCCCCTCCGAAGAAGACGATTAGTCCCCAGTCTACACCGTTCTGTGCATCTTTCCAGTCGAGTATTTTGAATATGAAGAAAAGCACAGCACCGATCAGGGCAATAGAATAACTGTTAAGTCCAGTAAAGCCGGTGGTAACCCATAATCCAATGGTGAATAGAAGTATAATCAATGATTTTTTTTCTACTCCAGTCATGGGGCCTAATGATTCCAGCTTATTTGTTATGGTTTCTGCCCCACCTACTATTCCCTTTACTTCTGGTTTGAACATTCTGCCTAGTAATTTCCAGATGATGAGCATCATGATAATTGCAAGGGGGAATCCGAATATCATCCAGTCTGCGAAGGGGATGTTGGTGTAGGCTGCTGCCATTAGGTTGGGTGCGGTTCCTATTTCTGTTCCGAATCCTCCTGCGAGTGAACCGTAGGATGCACCGAGTACCATGGCTTTTGCGAAGTTGCTTTTACCTTTTTCAGGGTCGTCAACTCCCATTAGTGGGATGATTTCCTTGATTATGGGTAGTAGCATTGCAAAGGCTACCACGTTTTCAATCCAGGCGGATAATATTCCGGTGGAGAATACTGCCACGAAGATGCTTCTATCCGGTGTTGTACCGAATTTATTAAGCATTACGTAAGTTAGTCGTGTGGCTAGTCCGCTTTTTCGGATTGCTTCGGCAATAATAAAACCACCAATCATCAGGAAGATAATTGGGTTTGCAAAACCAATCACAGCATCATCAAAACTTGCAACACCAATTATGGGCTGTATGAATAGTAATATTAAAGAAGTAACTGCTAAATGTACTGCTTCTGTAGCCCACATTATAACGGCGAATACAAGTAATGCAATTGCTGCATGGCCAGGATAGCTTAAACCGTTCATTGGAATTAGCATTATTACTATAAAAGCAATAATGGCCAATGGCATTCCTAAAACTTTTAAGTTTATGTTCGTTTATAAGCCTCCCTTTATTTAACAGGTTACCTAGAACCATGACATAATATATACTTATTTAATAATGATTAATCATTATATTGGATAATTGTTATACAAGTAATAATTTCAAAGAGGTGCTAAATATATTTAATCCAAAAAACAAGTATTGGTTGCAAGATTTAGTCGGTTATTAATACAATATTTATAACTTTCAGTAAGATTTCTGGATTAAAGTTTAAAAATAGACTACATGTGCTGTATGACTTTTTCACCCTGGTATTGGTACTAAGTATCAATAATATTGAAAAATTCAGGAAAATTCTCTATTTATGTATTGTTATAAAAAATAAGTAATGAAAGGTCATTTAAATGACCTTTCACAGGTTTTAACTAGTTTTTTTGCAGTTTGTACCGTCACAGATTCCAGTGCCGGAGTTACTGTTTCCCTGGCCGTACTGGTACTGGTGGCCCTGGTCGCAGTTTGAAGCTCCTGATGCACTGTTTTTCTGACCGTACTGGTACTGGTGTTGATCTCCATCACAACTGCCACAATTTTCACCTGCAGAATCGCAGGATCCCTGACTGTTCTGATATTTATGTTGACTCTGATTACCGGTACAGTTCTGGCCCTGAGTTTGGTCGGTAGTGGTGGTGTTGTCAGTCTGATTCAATGCAAAGGCAGGAACTACGCTGATCATCATCACCAGTGCACATATTAATGCTGCTTTTTTTGGAATTTTCACCTATTTTCACCTCCATGGTGTGTGTGCATTAAGCTAAGTCTAAGATTTTATAAATGATTATTCCAAGTTTATGCCCAAATTGCACCAATTTTATGCCATTAACATACCCAAAATCGTATATAAAACATGAGAATTCTTTTTAATCTTAAAACAAATAATTGGGCATGATTATGGAAAGATTTGGGCATAAACTTGGAATAATTACTTTTATATAGTTGATCTATTTAGTAGTGTAATGTAAATTTAAGGTCTTAAAATAGATTTAAAGAATTATTTAATTCTTAAATAATCTTAAAAATTTTTATAATTTTTTATTAGCTTTAAGACCTCCAAAAAAACGTTATAAATAGAATTAAAACAATTTTAAAACTTGAAAAAAATTTCGGGGGAACAAAATTATGGTTTACGATATATTATCACCGGCCCTACCTTTTATAGGGGGCTATTTACTCACCTACAGCTTATACAAAATGAATTTAATCAAAAAAGCTTTGCACGTCAATATATGGAATTTCATAATTGGAATTGCATTCCTGATAGCTGCCGGAGCAGGTTTCATCCTGCTGTTATTTTTGGAATTCGGGGTGAAATTACCAATCAACCCTCAGCTACTTTACTGGCATGTTGAAGTGGGAATTACTCTGGCTCTGGTAACAATTTTCCACATCCACACCTACTGGAAATCCGCTAAAACCACATTCATCCCTGCCAAGAGGAGGGTGAAATCATGATTGGAAAAGTTACTCACCAAATATCAGATAATACTCCTAAATCAAACGATAAGTCAAAATCTGTTCCATTAAAGGATAAGCTAAAATCTGCATTATCAAAAGAAAATATAAAATCCACATTAGAAACTGGCTCTTTAAAGCAGAAACTCCTTGTAGCAGGTTCTACAATTCCATTCATAGCTGCCAGTACAATGTCTTCTTCATGTGCCACCACTTGCCCCTACGGAATGGTGAATGACCCTTTTCCCGGGCAGTGTTCCCGATACATGGATGTAGGTGGAGATGGAATCTGTGATTTTTCCCAGGCAACACCAGTTACCACTACCGATACATCTACCACTGACACCTCTACTACCTCGCCAGATGATACCAGTACCACCACAGTGGATAGTGGGCATGGAAACGGAGCAAATGCTGATACTCAGGTGCAGGATCAAGTTGATACAAATGCCACCACAGTGCAGGATTCTCCCAGTTTAGACTCTGGAAACCTAAATGGAGATGCAAACAATTACTTTGTCTTGCCCATAAGCATGTTGATTATTGGTGGTTACCTCATCACACATTTCCTGTTTAAAAAGGGAATTCTAAAAAGAAATAAGCATAGAAGAATATGGAATCTACTCCTCACTGCAGGGTGCCTTGGCAGTGGAGGTACTGGGGTTATCCTGGTGTTGTTAATAAATATGGGTATAAAAACAGCATTAAACCCTTCTTTAACTTTCTGGCATGTGGAACTATCAATCCTGATGGTTGTGGGGACCTTGATCCACTTCCACATATACCGAAAACCATTCAGAAACATGTTCAGGGTGCTTTTTGGATTTAAATCAAATTCAGGTAAAACCCCCGGTTCTATAAAAGGGACATCAAAGTAGTCTCTTTACTATTTTTTTTAAATTTTAATTCTACAGGAGAAAATATATTTTTTAACCTTACACAAAGCTGCACTTATTAGCCTTACAGACAACTGTACCTTTTCTGTAACTGATGATCAAGAATCATTCCTATGGGGGAATTATAAACCAGCAGTCTACTGTAGAAAGAAGTTTTAAAAAAACCCGGGTATTTGGATAAATTTCACTTCCAGGGATTAATAAATTATAATTAGTGGAATAATCTCCGTAATGATATTTAAAAAGGTTTTTAAGTCCCAAAATTCAGATAAAAAATTAGTATATATGATAAAAACCTCATAATCCTACCTAACTGATTTTAAGTATTTGCAAATTCATGTAATTTAGGGGAGTAAATCATGAATATAACTTCAAAAAGAGTTAATGGTGTGCTGATAGTGACACCACAGGGTAGATTGGATGCTTATGGTGCGCTGGAGTTAAACGAATCTCTAGAAACCATTATCACAGATACAGATTTAGTGGTTATTTTTAACATGGATGATGTCAGTTACCTGAGCAGTGGAGGTATCAGGAGCCTGCTTGGAACCGAAAGAATCCTGAAAGATAGGGGTGGAATGATACACCTTTGCAATGTGAAACCTTATCCTATGGAAGTCCTGAAAATGGCCGGATTTGACCAGATTTTTTCCATAAAACCTACCCTTAAAGATGCCCTAAAGTTCCAGTCAGATACAGTTAAATCAGAACCAGTGGACTGGGGTAACCTCCCACAATATACTGATGAACAGCTTTCATTTACCATACTTGATATATCATCTGCTGATTCTAATTTGAAAGTAGTTGGTGACATTTCCAAGGTGCTTAAAGCTCAGTTAGACGAGGATAATATCTATTCCCGGAAGTTCCAAGATACAGAATACTCCATTGGACTGGGCGGACTGGGTGAGACTATGAACGACTTCATGGAGATCATGGGGGAAATGATCACCATTGGGGGCACCATGGTCTGGCTCCCCACTGATGGACATAACACTCCTGATTTTTTAATACCAGCAACCGACACAGGAATGGTCACCATCCACACTGGATTTAACGCTGCACTGGATGGAAAGTTCAATGATATCATATTTGCAGAATCCAAAACCAGCGAAGGATTCAGCATGGACGAACTTTACTCATCCCTTTTTCAGATGGCCCGCAAAATGAAACCCTCATTTAAGGGCATCATCAGCCTGGCAATCCAGGCAGATATTGGGGAAATATATAGTTCCGGAATTAGAATATCACCCCTCAAGAAATTTGCCCCTAAAAACCGTGAAATGATCATGCACCCGGATAATATTCAATCCTGGATGAATATAAACACTAAGCCAATGTTTAAGGGTGAAACCATGGTGAGTTTTGGTGTGGGTGTTGATCTGGCCAGTGATCTATCTAGCTTCGATGAAGATGCACTGGGCTCTCTGTTTTACCTGCACCCGGCCAACATTGGAAACAAGGAAATGTTACTCCATAACCATGCAGTGATCTTCAAACACATTCCCCTGAAGAAAAATAGTAACCTGGACGGGCAGATTAGAAAAATCGTCCAGAATGGGGAATTTCTGGACATGTGTCATCTTTTAGATAATTCCAGGCTAAAAAAAGCTTTGATTGGTGTTTCTTACATATCAGATATTACTTTTGAAAAAAAACAGGAAATAACACTGCAGGGTAAATGTGAAAGATGGAATGACACCTACCAGGACATAACCAGCAAAATATTTTCGGATGCAACTGAAATTTACCTAAATCCCATAACCGGGGGGTACAGTGGTTCTGCAGTGTTCAAGGTGGATGCATGGGATCGCTCCGGTAGAAAGGAGATGCCTTTTGTAATGAAACTGGGCCCCTGGTATGAATTAGGGGATGAGCTTAGAGGATATGAAGACCATGTGAAACGTTACATACAAAATAACGCCACACAAATCATAGACCACCGTAGAATAGCCGAATATGGTGGAATATTATACAACTTCGTGGGTATAAATGGCAGGGAAAGCACCATAAAAACCATGGAAGACTACTATGCCTCCCATGGCACCGGAGAGGTTCTAACTGCCCTGGATAAACTCTTCAGAAACGTCCTCCGAAGCTGGTATGGGCAGCCCAAGCTAAAGGAACTGTTCCTTTATGAGGAATACGACTTTTTCTTTAACTACGAAAATATCAAACGTTTTTCATTGGAAAAATTTGGGGTCACATCTGGTGACAAATACGTTGAACTGCCATACGGTCTTGGAAAATCCATAAATCCACTGTACTTTGTGGAAAAAGTAATGAGTGAACGCCGATCCCAATCAGTCAGTGCCTATGAAACTTCCACCCATGGTGACCTGAATCTGAGAAACGTGCTCCTGGATGATGATCTGAACATGTGGCTCATTGACTTTGCTGCCACCAGGTATTCCCACATCCTACGTGATGTGGCTAAACTGGAAACTGCCTTCAAACTGGAATGTGTGGAGGTAAATTCTCTTGAAAAGTTAAAGTACATCTTGGAATTGGAAGAACAGTTCATTGATGCTGAAAATCTCAGTGACATACCACAGATACCCATTCAATCCACTGAAATTCAATTAAATTTTGATAATTCAGATGTTATCAAGGCATTTCAATGCATACGGAGGGTGAGGGAGTACGGTAATATGATAACCCTCTTAGATGAAGATATATCTCAGTATCTTCTGGGATTATTATCCTACACCATGTCTGCAATTTCATTCGTCAGTCTCAATGATTACCAGAAGGAATATGCCTGGATATCTTCATCTTTAATCTGTCAGAAGTTGATTTAGATTTAATTTTTTGGGCATGATTTTAACTTTTTTTGTGAATGTCCATGTTGATAGTAAAGCTTATAAGGATTCTCATCAATTTATCTATATATTGATATATTTGGATATATGAAATTAACAGGGTGGTTGGATAATTTGAAAGAAAAAGAAATAAAAGACTTTGTAAAAGAAAGATATTCAAAAATTGCCAATAAAACAGATTCTTCTTCCTGCTCATGCTGCTCTGGAACTGAAATGGATGGCATAATCATGCAAGCCAAAGCAGTAGGTTACTCTGATGAGGAAATCAAAAGCATCCCTGCAGATGCCATATTTGGTCTGGGATGCGGCAACCCCACAGCATTAGCAGAGATAAAAAAGGGGGAAACAGTTCTGGACCTGGGATCAGGTGGGGGAATAGATGTTTTTCTGGCTGCCAATAAAGTAGGTGATGCAGGAAAGGTCATAGGAGTAGACATGACCCAAGAAATGGTAAAAACTGCCACCCAAAATGCTGAAGCTGGTGGTTATGATAATGTGGAGTTTAAACTGGGTGAGATCGAGAATTTGCCCATTGAAGATAATTCCATTGATGTAATAATCAGTAACTGTGTTATAAATCTCACACCTAACAAGTCTGTGGCCTTTAAAGAAGTTTTCAGGGTTTTAAAAGATGGTGGGAGAATACTAATATCAGATATAGTTACAGAGGGAGAACTTCCGGATGCAGTCCGTAAAAGCTTCCAGGCATGGTCTGAATGCACTGCAGGAGCCATGGAAAAACAAGATTACCTGGAAACCATAAAAAAAGCCGGGTTTAAAGATGTTGAAATCATCAAACAGCACTTCTTCACAGAACCTAAACTGGATGAACGTCTGGTGGGGAAAATAACAAGTGTACAGGTGAGAGCTTTAAAGGAGGAAACAGTGAGTGATGATAAAACTGCATGTTGTGGGGAAAGTATTGTAGGGGCCCCTGAAAAAGAAACAGATATGAATCTGGGATGCTGTGGGGAAACTGGAGATATGAAACCTGAAAGTGAGATAGGAGAAAGTGATGAATGTGGATGTGGAGGAGAATTTCCTGATGAATCACTGGTAAAAAATCCAGATGAACCTAAAAATATGGTTGATCCGGATCTTTTAAAAGGTTTTGAGAAATTTGCCCACGCAATGGGCATTGTAAGCATAGGATACACAAAAGTCATTCCGGAATTAATCAACGCCGAAGAACCTCTTTACCCCAACGCCATTGTTCTAACTCTGGAGATGGGTGAAGATATTATCGAAACTCCTCCAGGCCCAGAAGCCCAGCAATTAAATGATGCAACATATGCAAAACTGGGTAACATAACCTACGCACTTTCGGACTTTATCCGAGCAAATGGGTTCGTCACTCAGGTTGCTCATCCCTATGGGGGCATGGTGGGCTTCTCACAACTTGGTCAGAAAGCAGGTTTAGGCTGGATAGGGCAGAGTGGTCTTTTAATAAGTCCTGAACTTGGACCCCGGCAGAAGATATCAGCCATATTCACCAATATTGAAAATTTACCCCTAAATAATAATGTTGACCATTCATGGATCTCTGATTACTGTGGAAAATGTGGAAAATGTATCAAAGCCTGTCCTGAAAAAGCACTGATAGAAACCAAGAGCTGCTGTGGTAAAGAAATAGAATTCATACAAAAAAGATGTATAGGCTGTAGTCAGGGTTGTACTTACTGTATAGGGGACTGTCCCTTCGATGAGAAAGGGTATGAACATGTAAAAAATAAATTCGATAAAATGAATGCAAAATTAACTTTAAAAAAATCAAAATCAGGCTGTTAATGACTTTAAACATTTAGCAATGATTAATGGGATGATAACAAGGAGATAATACAATGAGTGAAAAAAAGAAGATAGCACTGGCTGCATGTAGTGGAATGAGTCCATACGGTTTAGTTACTCGTGTAACATCATCAGATACAGTTGCAGAAACCGATAATACCATATCCATCTGTATGGGTGCCACTTCCGCAGATAGAGAAGGATTTAGAAATCTAATAAAAAAGTATCCTATCATAGCACTCAGTGGGTGTGATGGTAACTGTACTTCTAAAATACTGGAACAAAAAGGAGTTAAACCAGCTAAAAACATCAATGTAATGGAAGAACTCAATGAAGCCGGTTTAAAACCCACTGATGTGTCCAGATTGGATGATAATGGAGAACTTTGCGTTGAACACATGAAAAATAAAATAAAAAATGAATTAAAAAAGTTTGAATAATTTTTTTTAATTCAAACTCTTTCATTAATTAACAGAACAAATAAGTGGCTTTGTAATGTCAATTAAAAAAATAAAGGATATTTTTTCCTTTAATGAAATACATAGGAATGATCTTCTTTCCAGGTTAAAGGCCGAAGCGCGGCTAATTACAATCCAGGACTTAATGCAGGCTAGTTATTTCCTCATTGAAGATGCCCAGTACATTCAAGGAAGTTATCGTGAGGAATACATTAAAGCTTATACCATGGCTTTCATCGCCCGTGTTAAGGAGGTCAAGGAACACCCTGAATATGATAACACATCTTTGGACATGCAGGAAGTTAAGAACGCTTTAAAATTGCTTCTAGAGCAGGAAAAACAGGTAGAAGATGATGGATTTGATCCGGTTTTTTTCCAGATTTACAAGATTATTTCCCTATACACCACATTTATACTGGAAGAACCAGTTCATCCCGTGGGCACATCATTCCCTGGAGGATTAAAAGTACAATACGATGGTGAAAAGTTTCTTTGCCCGGTGAAAGAACGGCAAAAAGATAATCCGGGGGCTGTTTGTGGTTTTTGTATTGCTCAGCAGGATCCAGAGACAACGTGAAAAAAAACTTGGGGGTTGTTTAAAAGGTTAGAATTGTATATTAGAGTAAATTATATCAACGATTGATTTTTTTTAAACGAAATTGTAATTTTATATTTTTAAGTTACGATTTTCCAAACGCCTGTTGGCAAAGGCAATTGCTTCTTCAAAGGCATCCCTGTGAAGTCCTGATGCCATCTCTTTTTTACATTCCTCATCAGAAAAAAGCCTCATTTTAGCTGATCTGCAGGGATAATGTTGTAATTTGAGTCCAGCTTCGGTTGGTAGATTTTCAGGGTCTAATTTCTTACCCCAATAATTCTCTTTTATAAAATCAGCTACAAAAGAGGTTGATCCGCAAGGGGAGGATCTTAAAACCACTATATCTTCAAGTTTATTTCCTTCCAATTTCAGAACTACTTTAGGCTTCCCTATATCTGATACAAACTTATCGAAAACGGGATTACCATTTTCTTCAAGTTCACACATTATATATGGGCAAACTACATTTTCACGTGTTTCTAACTGGTTTTTGAAGCCGTTACCCCGCCATGCGGCAACTATTATCCAATCAACTTTATCTGCAAATCTTTCAACCAGTTCTAACGTTAGATCCGGATGTGTAGTGTAAGTTATGAGTATGTTAGTATCTTCAATCAGTTTGAGACTTTCATCAGGTATTTCAATGTCATCCATAAACAGGGAAGTGGGTGGTTCAAGTTCTATAAATCTGGTTTCAAATTCCTTTTTTATGGTATCATAGGCCCGGTCACCGTAGGGACCGTCTGTAGCTATTGCAACTTTCAACATTCACTCACCTCAAATGTTTTATTGATCCAATCTTTAATCTCATCTCTAGTCTTTCGGAAAGCATTGATTTTTTCATCTAGATTTCCATCAACTGCCACCGGGTCTTCAAATGATTCGTGGAGATAAGTTTCTCCACCATGGAAAAATGGGCATGCCTCCCCTTCCCCACCACATACTGTTACCACGTAGTCAAATTTGATGCCCTCAAATTCCTTGATGCTTTTGGATCGGTTTCCGGATATATCAACACCCACTTCTCCCATAACTTTCACTGCAAATGGACTTACACAACTCGGATTACTCCCTGCACTGTATGCATCATAATGTTCTCCATACAATGATTTTAGAAGTCCCTCAGCCATTTGAGACCGTGCTGAGTTGTGGTTACAGAGAAACAGAACCTTTTTTTTAACTTTTGGGATTGTCATCTAATCAATAAATGATACATCCATATATTTAAATAT
This is a stretch of genomic DNA from Methanobacterium formicicum DSM 3637. It encodes these proteins:
- a CDS encoding DUF166 domain-containing protein — protein: MLKVAIATDGPYGDRAYDTIKKEFETRFIELEPPTSLFMDDIEIPDESLKLIEDTNILITYTTHPDLTLELVERFADKVDWIIVAAWRGNGFKNQLETRENVVCPYIMCELEENGNPVFDKFVSDIGKPKVVLKLEGNKLEDIVVLRSSPCGSTSFVADFIKENYWGKKLDPENLPTEAGLKLQHYPCRSAKMRLFSDEECKKEMASGLHRDAFEEAIAFANRRLENRNLKI
- a CDS encoding putative zinc-binding protein; this translates as MSEKKKIALAACSGMSPYGLVTRVTSSDTVAETDNTISICMGATSADREGFRNLIKKYPIIALSGCDGNCTSKILEQKGVKPAKNINVMEELNEAGLKPTDVSRLDDNGELCVEHMKNKIKNELKKFE
- the arsM gene encoding arsenite methyltransferase, translated to MKEKEIKDFVKERYSKIANKTDSSSCSCCSGTEMDGIIMQAKAVGYSDEEIKSIPADAIFGLGCGNPTALAEIKKGETVLDLGSGGGIDVFLAANKVGDAGKVIGVDMTQEMVKTATQNAEAGGYDNVEFKLGEIENLPIEDNSIDVIISNCVINLTPNKSVAFKEVFRVLKDGGRILISDIVTEGELPDAVRKSFQAWSECTAGAMEKQDYLETIKKAGFKDVEIIKQHFFTEPKLDERLVGKITSVQVRALKEETVSDDKTACCGESIVGAPEKETDMNLGCCGETGDMKPESEIGESDECGCGGEFPDESLVKNPDEPKNMVDPDLLKGFEKFAHAMGIVSIGYTKVIPELINAEEPLYPNAIVLTLEMGEDIIETPPGPEAQQLNDATYAKLGNITYALSDFIRANGFVTQVAHPYGGMVGFSQLGQKAGLGWIGQSGLLISPELGPRQKISAIFTNIENLPLNNNVDHSWISDYCGKCGKCIKACPEKALIETKSCCGKEIEFIQKRCIGCSQGCTYCIGDCPFDEKGYEHVKNKFDKMNAKLTLKKSKSGC
- a CDS encoding anti-sigma factor antagonist (This anti-anti-sigma factor, or anti-sigma factor antagonist, belongs to a family that includes characterized members SpoIIAA, RsbV, RsfA, and RsfB.), yielding MNITSKRVNGVLIVTPQGRLDAYGALELNESLETIITDTDLVVIFNMDDVSYLSSGGIRSLLGTERILKDRGGMIHLCNVKPYPMEVLKMAGFDQIFSIKPTLKDALKFQSDTVKSEPVDWGNLPQYTDEQLSFTILDISSADSNLKVVGDISKVLKAQLDEDNIYSRKFQDTEYSIGLGGLGETMNDFMEIMGEMITIGGTMVWLPTDGHNTPDFLIPATDTGMVTIHTGFNAALDGKFNDIIFAESKTSEGFSMDELYSSLFQMARKMKPSFKGIISLAIQADIGEIYSSGIRISPLKKFAPKNREMIMHPDNIQSWMNINTKPMFKGETMVSFGVGVDLASDLSSFDEDALGSLFYLHPANIGNKEMLLHNHAVIFKHIPLKKNSNLDGQIRKIVQNGEFLDMCHLLDNSRLKKALIGVSYISDITFEKKQEITLQGKCERWNDTYQDITSKIFSDATEIYLNPITGGYSGSAVFKVDAWDRSGRKEMPFVMKLGPWYELGDELRGYEDHVKRYIQNNATQIIDHRRIAEYGGILYNFVGINGRESTIKTMEDYYASHGTGEVLTALDKLFRNVLRSWYGQPKLKELFLYEEYDFFFNYENIKRFSLEKFGVTSGDKYVELPYGLGKSINPLYFVEKVMSERRSQSVSAYETSTHGDLNLRNVLLDDDLNMWLIDFAATRYSHILRDVAKLETAFKLECVEVNSLEKLKYILELEEQFIDAENLSDIPQIPIQSTEIQLNFDNSDVIKAFQCIRRVREYGNMITLLDEDISQYLLGLLSYTMSAISFVSLNDYQKEYAWISSSLICQKLI
- a CDS encoding arsenate reductase ArsC, whose amino-acid sequence is MTIPKVKKKVLFLCNHNSARSQMAEGLLKSLYGEHYDAYSAGSNPSCVSPFAVKVMGEVGVDISGNRSKSIKEFEGIKFDYVVTVCGGEGEACPFFHGGETYLHESFEDPVAVDGNLDEKINAFRKTRDEIKDWINKTFEVSEC
- a CDS encoding DASS family sodium-coupled anion symporter, with the protein product MPLAIIAFIVIMLIPMNGLSYPGHAAIALLVFAVIMWATEAVHLAVTSLILLFIQPIIGVASFDDAVIGFANPIIFLMIGGFIIAEAIRKSGLATRLTYVMLNKFGTTPDRSIFVAVFSTGILSAWIENVVAFAMLLPIIKEIIPLMGVDDPEKGKSNFAKAMVLGASYGSLAGGFGTEIGTAPNLMAAAYTNIPFADWMIFGFPLAIIMMLIIWKLLGRMFKPEVKGIVGGAETITNKLESLGPMTGVEKKSLIILLFTIGLWVTTGFTGLNSYSIALIGAVLFFIFKILDWKDAQNGVDWGLIVFFGGALSLGAALLQTGAANWLISDIVAMLGSNPSTILIMVVLMIIAVLITQVMSNIALSAILVPLSVTLAIAQNQPVGTYAVPVAIACSLSFMLPMADPTVAMAYGTGYVKIKEILKAGVPLVIIGIIVTIIILLSPLAKPALG
- a CDS encoding DUF2115 domain-containing protein, whose translation is MSIKKIKDIFSFNEIHRNDLLSRLKAEARLITIQDLMQASYFLIEDAQYIQGSYREEYIKAYTMAFIARVKEVKEHPEYDNTSLDMQEVKNALKLLLEQEKQVEDDGFDPVFFQIYKIISLYTTFILEEPVHPVGTSFPGGLKVQYDGEKFLCPVKERQKDNPGAVCGFCIAQQDPETT